Proteins from a genomic interval of Cicer arietinum cultivar CDC Frontier isolate Library 1 unplaced genomic scaffold, Cicar.CDCFrontier_v2.0 Ca_scaffold_5699_v2.0, whole genome shotgun sequence:
- the LOC101498403 gene encoding TOM1-like protein 5 isoform X2 has product MLVPGWKAKDVVKAIKKRLGNKNPNTQLYAVMLLEMLMNNIGDHIHQQVIDAEIIPILVKIVKKKSDLPVRERIFLLLDATQTSLGGASGKFPQYYKAYYDLVSAGVQFPQRAQVVQVSQPSSQPNRTNTLPKRDQDPPPYRHAEVAQKAESNTVPESR; this is encoded by the exons ATGCTTGTGCCTGGCTG GAAAGCCAAAGATGTTGTTAAAGCTATAAAAAAGAGACTGGGTAACAAGAACCCCAATACTCAACTTTATGCTGTCATG TTGCTTGAAATGTTGATGAACAACATAGGAGATCATATTCATCAGCAGGTGATTGATGCAGAAATAATTCCTATTCTTGTGAAAATTGTAAAGAAAAAG TCAGATTTGCCTGTCAGGGAGCGAATATTTCTCCTACTAGATGCAACACAAACATCCCTTGGTGGGGCTTCTGGAAAGTTTCCACAGTATTATAAGGCATATTATGATTTGGTG AGTGCTGGTGTGCAATTTCCTCAAAGAGCTCAAGTTGTCCAAGTAAGTCAACCTAGTTCACAACCAAATAGGACTAATACTTTACCAAAAAGGGATCAGGATCCGCCCCCATATAGACATGCAGAGGTTGCTCAGAAAGCAGAATCCAACACCGTTCCTGAATCTAGGTGA